A genomic segment from Flavobacterium sp. 9R encodes:
- the dprA gene encoding DNA-processing protein DprA, with translation MTNQDLFFLLALQRVEGVGDIVAKKLLQHLGTAEAVFKAKPQQLAAIDGIGATLIKNLKDPTVFSKAQAELDYLLKNQINVSFFQDKNYPESLKQCVDGPLLLFSTGEQDWNNKKMISIVGTRQITAYGTEFCKQFISDLAPLNPVIISGFAYGVDIVAHQAAMDHGLQTIGVLAHGMQHIYPKNHKKHMVKMEQNGGFISEFWSTTPPDKENFVRRNRIVAGMAQATIVIESAERGGSLITAQMANDYNRDVFAVPGRSTDKYSLGCNNLIKTQKAAMLTSAADLIYNLNWDIQTNPKAIQKQLFVALEPDEQKIYDYLLQSGKEMLDNIAIDCQLPTFKLSSLLLNMELKGVIRPLPGKLFEAI, from the coding sequence ATGACCAATCAAGATTTATTTTTTCTGCTAGCCCTGCAGCGTGTTGAAGGGGTTGGCGATATAGTTGCTAAGAAATTACTACAACATTTAGGTACAGCCGAAGCCGTTTTCAAAGCAAAACCACAGCAATTGGCTGCTATTGATGGAATAGGAGCGACCCTCATTAAAAATTTAAAAGACCCAACCGTATTTTCGAAAGCACAAGCGGAACTCGATTACCTTCTTAAAAATCAGATAAATGTTTCGTTTTTTCAAGACAAAAATTATCCAGAATCTTTAAAACAATGTGTTGATGGTCCACTACTTTTGTTCAGTACAGGCGAACAAGATTGGAACAATAAAAAAATGATTAGCATTGTTGGTACGCGTCAAATCACCGCCTATGGTACCGAATTTTGCAAACAATTCATCTCCGATTTGGCTCCTTTAAATCCAGTAATCATTAGCGGATTTGCTTACGGTGTAGATATAGTGGCGCACCAAGCAGCAATGGATCATGGTCTTCAAACTATTGGAGTCTTGGCACATGGGATGCAACATATTTATCCCAAAAACCATAAAAAACACATGGTCAAAATGGAACAAAATGGCGGATTTATCTCCGAATTTTGGAGTACAACACCACCAGATAAAGAAAACTTTGTCCGTCGCAATCGCATTGTAGCCGGTATGGCTCAGGCAACTATCGTCATAGAGTCTGCCGAACGTGGGGGTTCATTAATCACCGCTCAAATGGCCAACGATTATAATCGTGACGTATTTGCGGTTCCGGGTCGATCAACCGATAAGTATTCATTAGGTTGCAACAATCTTATCAAAACTCAAAAAGCTGCAATGCTTACCAGCGCTGCCGATTTAATATATAATCTCAATTGGGATATACAAACCAATCCAAAAGCCATTCAAAAACAACTCTTTGTGGCTTTAGAGCCCGATGAACAAAAAATCTACGATTACCTTTTACAATCCGGCAAAGAAATGCTCGATAATATTGCAATAGATTGTCAATTGCCTACTTTCAAACTTTCGAGTTTACTCTTAAATATGGAACTCAAAGGGGTCATTCGTCCTTTACCAGGGAAATTGTTTGAGGCGATTTAG
- a CDS encoding SPOR domain-containing protein, translating into MKIEQYISQLLYRYQCVAVPGFGAFLTETQSAQLHESSTSFFPPKKMISFNANLKNNDGLLAHHIAQAEKTSYDYAVSAIQFEVFNWKKRLETHGVLSFKNIGTFRLNADANLVFTAEDSNNYLTSSFGLSPFVSPMVKRELFEKAVEAKTLVEEPIIKHTLTLSPEEEEEEVTKGQRYPFLRYAAIFVLGLGITSSVGYSIYQKQIEDATLLVETSVQKKVQNKIQEATFFIESPIPTVTLSVKTNPKKEVVSFKYHIMAGAYRSEVNANKELRELKKLGYDAKRIPENKNGLYPVVYGSYATFAEAQKAQKEIIEDHNPDAWILIQSL; encoded by the coding sequence ATGAAAATCGAACAATACATCTCTCAGCTTTTGTACCGTTACCAATGTGTAGCTGTACCGGGTTTTGGTGCTTTTTTAACTGAAACACAGTCTGCTCAATTGCATGAAAGTAGCACGTCTTTTTTTCCGCCCAAAAAAATGATTTCGTTTAATGCGAATTTAAAAAACAATGATGGATTACTAGCGCATCACATCGCTCAAGCGGAAAAGACTTCTTACGATTATGCCGTAAGTGCCATTCAATTTGAAGTATTTAATTGGAAAAAAAGGTTAGAGACACACGGTGTTCTTTCTTTCAAAAACATTGGTACTTTTCGTTTGAACGCTGATGCTAACTTGGTCTTTACTGCCGAAGATAGCAACAATTACTTGACTAGTTCATTTGGACTTAGTCCGTTTGTTTCTCCAATGGTTAAAAGAGAGCTGTTCGAAAAAGCAGTAGAAGCTAAAACTTTGGTTGAAGAACCGATAATTAAACATACACTTACTTTATCTCCTGAAGAAGAGGAAGAAGAAGTTACAAAAGGACAACGTTACCCGTTTTTACGTTATGCAGCAATCTTTGTATTAGGTTTGGGTATCACTTCTAGTGTTGGGTATAGCATTTACCAAAAACAAATAGAAGATGCTACTCTTTTGGTAGAGACATCTGTACAAAAGAAAGTGCAAAACAAAATACAAGAAGCTACTTTTTTTATAGAAAGCCCAATCCCAACAGTAACATTGTCAGTTAAAACGAATCCGAAAAAAGAAGTAGTTTCGTTTAAATATCACATTATGGCAGGAGCTTACAGAAGTGAAGTTAATGCCAATAAAGAACTTAGAGAATTAAAAAAATTAGGCTATGATGCCAAAAGAATTCCAGAGAACAAAAATGGTCTTTACCCCGTTGTTTATGGAAGCTATGCTACGTTTGCCGAAGCTCAAAAAGCTCAAAAAGAAATCATAGAAGACCATAATCCTGATGCTTGGATTTTAATTCAATCTTTATAA
- a CDS encoding MBL fold metallo-hydrolase, with product MKLYAIETGNFKLDGGAMFGVVPKTIWNKTNPADANNLIDIAARCLLIDEGNRLILIDTGMGNKQSEKFFGYYSLWGSHSLDASLAKHGFHRDDITDVFMTHLHFDHCGGSIQWNKERTGYEPAFKNAKFWTNENHWQWATQPNAREKASFLSENILPMQESGQLHFIQRPEGDFGVSTEMGFDIFYADGHTEKQMLPHISYNGKTIVFCADLLATAGHIPLPYVMGYDTRPLLTMPEKNKVLTAAADHNHFLFLEHDAHNEIITVQHTEKGVRLKNVFKCEEVL from the coding sequence ATGAAGTTATACGCTATAGAAACAGGAAATTTTAAGCTTGACGGAGGCGCTATGTTTGGCGTGGTGCCCAAAACCATTTGGAACAAAACCAATCCCGCCGATGCTAATAATTTGATAGACATTGCCGCACGTTGTTTGTTAATCGATGAAGGCAATCGCTTGATTTTGATAGATACTGGAATGGGAAACAAACAATCCGAAAAGTTTTTTGGGTATTATTCGCTTTGGGGCAGTCATTCTTTGGACGCTTCCTTGGCAAAGCATGGATTCCATCGCGATGATATTACCGATGTTTTTATGACCCATTTACATTTTGACCATTGCGGAGGAAGCATTCAATGGAATAAAGAGAGAACAGGCTATGAACCCGCCTTCAAAAACGCTAAATTTTGGACCAACGAAAACCATTGGCAATGGGCCACACAACCCAATGCGCGTGAAAAAGCCTCTTTTCTGTCCGAAAATATTTTGCCCATGCAAGAAAGCGGTCAGCTTCATTTTATCCAACGTCCAGAAGGTGATTTTGGTGTATCAACCGAAATGGGTTTTGACATTTTCTACGCCGACGGCCACACCGAAAAACAAATGCTGCCCCATATTTCATACAACGGAAAGACCATCGTTTTTTGTGCCGATTTGCTAGCTACTGCAGGTCATATTCCGCTGCCATATGTGATGGGTTACGACACCCGCCCGTTGTTGACTATGCCTGAGAAAAACAAAGTACTCACCGCAGCTGCTGACCACAACCACTTTTTGTTCTTAGAACACGATGCCCATAACGAAATCATTACGGTACAACACACCGAAAAAGGCGTTCGTTTAAAAAATGTTTTTAAATGTGAAGAGGTGTTGTAA
- a CDS encoding helix-turn-helix domain-containing protein — protein sequence MKTLSPAAAYTLQFINQTNRSIFLTGKAGTGKTTLLKEIIKTTHKNTVVVAPTGIAALNANGVTIHSMFQLPFGAFIPDHSDPQFFESTKFETKSTLKRHFKMNGVKKAVIRNMELLIIDEVSMLRADLLDAMDFMMQTVRKNSFPFGGVQILFIGDLLQLPPVVKDEEWRILRNHYRGKFFFHAQVLVQFPPLYIELSHIYRQTDERFITVLNHLRNNQITNQDIATLNQFVKPDFDLKENKGFICLTTHNAKADTINTESLKELAGKLYRFYPEITGDFPEKIYPLDSQLELKVGAQIMFVKNDLSFDKQYFNGKMGTIASLTEKEIRVHFPEENKTIDVEKYEWQNIRYQVDPLTKEIQEEVLGTFVQYPIKLAWAITVHKSQGLTFDKAAIDVSQVFLPGQAYVALSRLRSLEGLILLSQLRMNGISSDQDVMEYAQNKASDTYLQSALHFETKHFILDYLCTTFNWKELAQEWRNHRFSYAEVSDSSLKSKNANWAKEQADTMEQLLEPASKFILQLQKLFANETVDLNLILQRINAAFDYFWKPMDAMVESLLWKLQETQYSKKSKGYFEELSLLEELQTKAVLRLMKAQLLVTTVVAGEAISKEKLSSPEIKNYLSHKIEKVKNAFNEQYANLIEEETSVIRYKSKDIGTKKQKKNTVEETYALWLESKTITEIALLRMLTKETILSHLTKLITQQKIKIEAVLSEDKLKALSEAFYGYSEETLAPLKEKYGETFTWEELRMFKASLNS from the coding sequence ATGAAAACTTTATCACCAGCTGCTGCTTATACGTTGCAATTTATCAACCAAACCAATCGTTCTATTTTTTTGACAGGGAAGGCAGGTACTGGAAAAACTACTTTGTTAAAAGAGATTATTAAAACGACTCATAAAAACACAGTTGTTGTAGCTCCTACAGGTATCGCTGCTTTAAACGCAAATGGAGTAACTATTCACTCTATGTTTCAATTGCCTTTCGGTGCTTTCATACCAGACCATTCTGACCCACAGTTCTTTGAAAGCACTAAGTTTGAAACCAAGTCCACGCTTAAACGCCATTTTAAGATGAATGGTGTCAAGAAAGCGGTTATTCGCAATATGGAATTGCTTATAATCGACGAGGTGAGTATGTTACGTGCTGATTTATTGGATGCAATGGACTTTATGATGCAGACTGTTCGTAAAAATTCATTTCCTTTTGGTGGGGTGCAAATATTATTTATAGGAGATTTACTACAATTACCTCCTGTTGTTAAAGATGAAGAATGGCGTATTTTGCGTAATCATTATAGAGGAAAATTCTTTTTTCACGCTCAAGTTTTAGTCCAATTTCCGCCTTTGTATATTGAGTTGTCACATATTTACAGACAAACAGATGAGCGATTCATTACGGTTTTGAATCATTTGAGAAATAATCAAATCACTAATCAAGATATTGCTACTCTAAATCAATTTGTTAAGCCCGATTTTGATTTGAAAGAGAATAAAGGTTTTATTTGTTTGACCACTCATAATGCTAAAGCAGATACGATTAATACGGAATCCTTAAAAGAATTAGCAGGGAAATTATATCGTTTTTATCCTGAAATAACTGGAGATTTCCCCGAAAAAATTTATCCTCTAGATTCGCAGTTAGAATTAAAAGTGGGTGCACAAATTATGTTTGTTAAAAATGATTTATCTTTTGATAAACAATATTTTAACGGTAAAATGGGAACTATTGCCTCTTTGACCGAGAAAGAAATTAGGGTACATTTTCCAGAGGAGAACAAAACAATAGACGTTGAAAAGTACGAATGGCAAAACATCCGTTATCAAGTAGATCCTCTTACCAAGGAGATTCAGGAAGAAGTTTTGGGTACTTTTGTTCAGTATCCCATCAAATTGGCTTGGGCAATTACAGTGCATAAAAGCCAAGGTTTAACTTTTGACAAAGCTGCAATTGATGTATCGCAAGTTTTTTTACCCGGACAAGCATATGTGGCATTATCTCGTTTACGTTCCTTAGAAGGGCTTATTTTGCTTTCTCAGCTACGAATGAATGGTATTTCTAGCGATCAAGATGTGATGGAGTATGCTCAAAACAAAGCTAGTGATACGTATTTGCAATCTGCATTACATTTTGAAACCAAACATTTTATTTTAGACTATTTGTGTACGACCTTCAATTGGAAGGAATTAGCACAAGAATGGCGCAATCATCGATTTAGTTACGCAGAGGTTTCTGATTCTTCTCTTAAATCTAAGAATGCAAATTGGGCAAAGGAACAAGCTGATACTATGGAACAGCTATTAGAGCCTGCGTCTAAATTTATTTTGCAATTGCAAAAACTATTCGCAAATGAAACGGTCGACCTCAATCTTATTTTACAACGTATCAATGCCGCATTCGATTATTTTTGGAAGCCAATGGATGCAATGGTAGAATCACTACTTTGGAAATTGCAAGAAACACAGTATAGTAAGAAATCCAAAGGTTATTTTGAGGAATTATCCCTTTTGGAAGAATTACAGACCAAAGCAGTTCTTAGATTGATGAAAGCTCAACTTTTAGTCACAACGGTAGTTGCTGGCGAAGCTATTTCAAAAGAAAAGTTATCCTCTCCCGAAATAAAAAATTATTTGTCCCATAAAATTGAAAAAGTAAAAAATGCTTTTAATGAACAATATGCCAATTTAATTGAAGAGGAAACATCTGTTATACGCTATAAATCAAAGGATATAGGAACCAAAAAACAAAAGAAAAATACCGTTGAAGAAACCTATGCTTTGTGGTTAGAAAGTAAAACCATAACAGAAATAGCGCTTCTTCGAATGTTGACAAAAGAAACTATTTTGTCGCATTTAACTAAGCTAATAACGCAACAAAAAATAAAAATAGAAGCTGTTTTATCAGAGGATAAACTCAAAGCACTTTCGGAAGCTTTTTACGGTTATAGTGAAGAAACATTGGCACCTCTAAAAGAAAAATACGGTGAAACCTTCACTTGGGAGGAACTTCGAATGTTTAAGGCGAGTTTAAATAGCTGA
- a CDS encoding OmpH family outer membrane protein, giving the protein MKKSLLILALAISIVSCDKKAEVKEVKTAYVDTSELMKEYTEAKDLEAKYKAQAQEKGRQLEAEINRFKQEASNFQAQAQANGQEWAQKKGAELQKREQQLGYAQQALSQQLQMESGKEMDSLVSGVKKFIKAYGKEKGYAYIYGTGDAASILYAEDKFDITKDIIKALNEKYKASGSTKEKEETKK; this is encoded by the coding sequence ATGAAAAAATCATTACTTATCCTTGCACTAGCAATTTCTATCGTGTCTTGTGATAAAAAAGCAGAAGTAAAAGAAGTAAAAACGGCGTATGTAGATACTTCTGAATTAATGAAGGAATATACAGAGGCAAAAGACCTTGAAGCTAAATACAAAGCACAAGCACAAGAGAAAGGTCGTCAATTAGAAGCTGAAATTAATCGTTTCAAACAAGAAGCTTCCAATTTTCAAGCTCAAGCACAAGCAAATGGTCAAGAATGGGCTCAAAAGAAAGGTGCTGAATTGCAAAAAAGAGAGCAACAGTTAGGTTATGCTCAACAAGCATTGTCTCAGCAGTTGCAAATGGAAAGTGGTAAAGAGATGGATTCATTAGTTAGTGGTGTAAAGAAATTTATAAAGGCTTACGGTAAAGAAAAAGGATACGCTTACATCTACGGTACAGGCGATGCTGCTTCAATTTTGTACGCGGAAGATAAATTTGATATTACTAAAGATATTATCAAAGCTTTAAATGAAAAATATAAAGCTTCTGGTTCTACTAAAGAAAAAGAAGAAACAAAGAAATAA